One genomic segment of Marinitoga piezophila KA3 includes these proteins:
- a CDS encoding DNA-directed RNA polymerase subunit beta — protein sequence MNTRVLKVGKRERHFFGKVKEDLNLYHDLLEIQLNSYEWFIKHGVKEVLDKYAPITVELKGKRKAKISLEFTDVWIEDPLFEEMECKEKGLSYVVPLKAKIRITDHSTGEIIEPSDSLFFGNIPKITDRSTFIINGAERVVVNQLVRSPGVYFVSEEQKSVKQTRPHFVAHFLPVKGAWLEIIYNPNPGKDFLQIRIDRKRKFNYFLFLRALGYDSDLALLDLYPETISLNYDLTEYIERGVTILSDIKVPEGSELYKETKTFRGVKLTEKIVEMLLDLNVTEIKVAHIVAQNTLEMFKKSYESDGNLLTPEEAYKELFKKLRPGEIPRVNIATDYINNLYFNPNTFDFSLIGRKKIVNRMGDVYRKYLIEVEGKDIDKSEDVEYPHKDEKTLTKLDLILASRHLLEMKNNPELLDTRDHLGNKRVRSVGELMQIEFERSFSKMLPVLNEKLSIVQNIQKLNPNTLVNSRAIMTTINQFFATSQLSQFMDQVNPLSELTHKRRLSAIGPGGLKREHAKFEVRDVHHSHYGRMCPIETPEGANIGLITSLAILSRVDEFGFLETPYYKVKDGKVLYDKGVYWLTADQEEEKIIAPASVEIDENGMIKAEYVEIRHAGKVTYVHREDVEFIAVTPKQIVSVSTSLIPFLEHDDANRALMGSNMQRQAVPLMITEAPFVGTGVEWLAARDSGYVIKAKHRGKVSYVDAKTIIINRIDEEGNEILDKNGNPVQDKYTLWKFIRSNQDTTVNQRPIVEMGEVVEKGDPIADGPAIDMGELALGKNVLVAFMPWEGYNFEDAILVNEELLERDTFTSLHIEVYETKAMDTQLGPEEITADIPNVKKESLRNLDENGIVRVGAYVTSGDILVGKVTPRGESETSPEEKLIRSVFGDRGKDVKDTSLTVPHGIEGRVIDVKVYTRKDIPDLETGVNQYVKVYIASKKTLNVGDKLAGRHGNKGVVSNILRKEDMPFLPNGKPIEMILSPLGVPSRMNLGQVLEMHLGWLAKLTGRHFATPIFDGAKEYEIMEELYKARKNNRMDELDAVRKEYGLDLGDDPKTESGKIVLRDGRTGEPFDYPIAIGYMYMLRLVHIAKDKMHARSTGPYSLIHQQPLGGKAHFGGQRFGEMEVWALEAYGAAHTLTEMLTYKSDDIKGRNEVYKAILNGKNLPDPGIPESFKVLVKELQGLMLDVRLYDEDGNELDVDKL from the coding sequence GTGAACACCCGGGTGTTAAAAGTGGGTAAAAGAGAAAGGCATTTTTTTGGTAAGGTAAAGGAAGATTTAAACCTTTATCATGATTTGTTGGAGATTCAGCTTAACTCCTATGAATGGTTTATTAAACATGGAGTTAAAGAGGTGCTTGATAAATATGCACCAATTACCGTTGAATTAAAAGGGAAGAGAAAAGCAAAAATCTCGCTTGAATTTACAGATGTATGGATTGAAGATCCGCTTTTTGAGGAAATGGAATGTAAGGAAAAAGGACTTTCTTACGTAGTTCCTCTAAAAGCAAAAATAAGAATAACAGATCACAGTACTGGGGAAATCATTGAACCCAGTGATTCGTTATTTTTTGGGAATATTCCAAAGATTACAGATAGAAGCACCTTTATTATCAATGGTGCGGAGAGGGTAGTAGTTAACCAGCTTGTTAGATCGCCTGGTGTATACTTTGTTAGTGAAGAACAAAAAAGCGTGAAACAAACAAGACCACATTTTGTAGCTCATTTCCTTCCTGTAAAAGGGGCATGGCTTGAAATAATATACAATCCAAATCCAGGTAAAGATTTCTTACAAATTAGAATCGATAGAAAAAGAAAATTCAATTACTTCCTATTCTTAAGGGCTTTGGGTTACGACTCAGATTTAGCTTTGTTAGATCTCTATCCAGAAACAATTAGTTTAAATTATGATCTAACAGAATATATTGAAAGAGGCGTAACAATCCTTTCAGACATAAAAGTTCCAGAAGGCTCAGAATTATACAAAGAAACAAAAACATTTAGAGGAGTAAAATTAACAGAAAAAATAGTTGAAATGCTCTTAGATTTAAATGTAACAGAAATAAAAGTTGCACATATTGTAGCGCAAAATACACTTGAAATGTTTAAAAAATCATATGAATCAGATGGAAATTTATTAACTCCTGAAGAAGCTTATAAAGAATTATTCAAAAAACTCAGACCTGGTGAAATTCCAAGAGTTAATATAGCTACAGATTACATAAATAATCTCTACTTTAATCCTAATACATTCGATTTCTCATTAATTGGTAGAAAGAAAATCGTCAACAGAATGGGCGATGTATACAGGAAATATTTAATAGAAGTAGAGGGAAAAGATATAGATAAAAGTGAAGATGTAGAATATCCTCATAAAGATGAAAAAACATTAACAAAACTCGACTTAATTCTTGCATCAAGACATTTACTTGAAATGAAAAATAACCCGGAACTCCTTGATACAAGAGATCATCTTGGTAATAAACGTGTAAGATCAGTTGGGGAATTAATGCAAATTGAATTTGAAAGATCATTCTCAAAAATGCTTCCTGTGTTGAATGAAAAATTAAGTATAGTTCAAAATATACAAAAATTAAATCCAAATACTCTCGTTAATTCAAGAGCTATTATGACAACAATAAATCAATTCTTTGCAACAAGTCAGTTATCGCAGTTTATGGACCAGGTAAATCCCCTTTCTGAATTAACACATAAAAGAAGATTATCAGCAATAGGTCCGGGCGGTTTAAAGAGAGAACATGCAAAGTTTGAAGTTAGGGACGTTCACCATTCACATTATGGAAGAATGTGTCCTATTGAAACACCAGAAGGTGCCAATATCGGTTTAATTACTTCATTGGCAATTCTTTCAAGGGTTGATGAATTTGGATTCCTTGAAACACCATATTATAAAGTAAAAGATGGTAAGGTTTTATATGATAAAGGAGTATATTGGTTAACTGCAGATCAGGAAGAAGAAAAAATAATTGCTCCTGCATCTGTTGAAATAGATGAAAATGGAATGATTAAAGCTGAATATGTTGAAATTAGGCATGCCGGTAAAGTTACATATGTTCATAGAGAAGATGTAGAATTTATAGCAGTAACTCCAAAACAGATTGTATCTGTTTCAACATCATTAATACCATTCCTTGAACACGATGATGCTAACCGTGCGTTGATGGGTTCAAACATGCAGAGACAGGCAGTACCTTTAATGATTACAGAAGCACCATTTGTTGGGACAGGTGTTGAATGGTTAGCAGCAAGGGATTCAGGTTATGTAATTAAGGCAAAACATAGAGGAAAGGTTTCATACGTAGATGCTAAAACAATAATAATAAATAGAATAGATGAAGAAGGAAATGAAATATTAGATAAAAATGGAAATCCAGTTCAGGACAAATATACATTATGGAAATTCATAAGATCAAACCAGGATACAACAGTAAATCAAAGACCAATTGTTGAAATGGGTGAAGTTGTAGAAAAAGGAGATCCAATTGCAGATGGTCCTGCAATAGATATGGGAGAATTAGCACTTGGTAAAAATGTTCTTGTAGCATTTATGCCATGGGAAGGATACAACTTCGAAGATGCTATCCTTGTTAATGAAGAACTACTTGAAAGGGATACATTTACATCATTACATATAGAAGTATATGAAACAAAAGCAATGGATACACAACTTGGTCCAGAAGAAATTACAGCAGATATTCCTAACGTAAAGAAAGAGTCATTAAGAAACCTCGATGAAAACGGTATTGTAAGAGTTGGTGCATATGTAACTTCAGGTGATATACTTGTTGGTAAAGTTACACCAAGAGGAGAATCAGAAACATCACCAGAAGAAAAACTCATAAGATCCGTTTTTGGAGATAGAGGTAAGGATGTAAAAGATACATCATTAACAGTACCTCATGGAATTGAAGGTAGAGTTATTGATGTTAAAGTATATACAAGAAAAGATATTCCAGATTTAGAAACAGGTGTAAATCAATACGTAAAAGTTTATATAGCTTCAAAGAAAACATTAAATGTTGGAGATAAATTGGCAGGGCGTCACGGTAATAAGGGTGTTGTTTCAAACATCTTGAGAAAAGAAGATATGCCATTCCTGCCAAATGGAAAGCCAATTGAAATGATCCTTAGTCCTTTAGGGGTTCCATCACGTATGAACCTTGGGCAGGTTTTAGAAATGCACCTTGGTTGGTTAGCAAAATTAACAGGAAGACATTTTGCAACACCAATATTTGATGGTGCAAAAGAATATGAAATAATGGAAGAATTATATAAAGCAAGAAAAAACAACAGAATGGACGAATTAGATGCAGTTCGTAAAGAATATGGTCTTGATCTTGGTGACGATCCAAAAACAGAAAGTGGAAAGATCGTATTAAGAGATGGAAGAACAGGAGAACCATTTGATTATCCTATTGCAATAGGATATATGTACATGTTAAGACTTGTGCATATTGCGAAAGATAAAATGCACGCACGTTCTACAGGTCCATATTCATTAATTCACCAGCAACCACTTGGAGGTAAAGCTCACTTTGGTGGTCAGAGATTTGGTGAAATGGAAGTTTGGGCTTTGGAAGCATATGGTGCAGCACATACATTAACAGAAATGCTTACATACAAATCAGATGATATTAAAGGAAGAAATGAAGTATATAAAGCAATCTTAAATGGTAAGAATTTACCTGATCCTGGAATTCCAGAAAGTTTCAAAGTTCTTGTAAAGGAATTACAGGGATTAATGCTCGATGTTCGTTTGTATGATGAGGACGGTAACGAATTAGATGTTGACAAATTATAA